The following proteins are co-located in the Flammeovirga kamogawensis genome:
- a CDS encoding glycoside hydrolase family 15 protein produces the protein MKKKTHNKYDMGVIGNCAFMAYVDTKASIRWLCWPRFDSSFIFGDLLDDEKGGEFSVKPTAKIKKTNQYYVENTNILVTEIYTEDGDFKVTDFAPRFEQDDRYYKPLMMVRKIEPLQGTPSIKVVCNPVGNYGEMIPQKSQGSNHIRYEGFDQQMRLTTNIPLSYVMEENSFVLGGAVYMVLTYGAPLEAAIENTAEQFYTRTKRYWRNWVKSTSISFFHQEKLIRSSLILKIHQYEDTGAIIASGTTSLPEYHKSTRNWDYRYCWMRDTYYTLNAFNNIGHFEEVEAYFKYIENVTKQEEDRYQPLYTITAQKEITEIEMPLKGYLGENKPVRIGNDAYTHIQNDVYGQVLTSLLPLYADKRFTNKYRMHTKKLVEHTLQKIADTMEEKDAGLWEFRDRPGHYCYTFLFHWAGASAAYKMAQYFEDVKMADKALKIKERAAEMIEKCYDEETGVYMQAAGAKDMDASCLQLITMNYLDPNSERARRHLAGMEKELMAKDGLFYRYKHVDDFGAPETTFLICAYWYIEALACVGRVKEAIDYFEKVSSYANHVGLLSEDVDSKDGSQWGNFPQTYSHVGLMNAAYRISKKLDLPNFL, from the coding sequence ATGAAAAAAAAGACTCATAACAAGTACGATATGGGCGTGATTGGTAATTGCGCATTTATGGCATATGTTGATACAAAAGCAAGTATTAGATGGTTATGCTGGCCAAGATTTGATAGTAGTTTTATTTTTGGTGACTTACTAGATGATGAAAAGGGAGGTGAGTTTTCTGTAAAGCCAACGGCAAAAATTAAGAAGACAAATCAATATTATGTTGAGAATACAAATATTCTTGTTACAGAAATATACACAGAGGATGGTGACTTTAAAGTAACTGATTTTGCACCTAGGTTTGAGCAAGATGATCGTTATTATAAACCTTTAATGATGGTGAGAAAGATAGAACCTCTACAAGGTACTCCATCAATAAAAGTAGTTTGTAACCCAGTAGGAAATTATGGTGAAATGATTCCTCAAAAATCACAAGGGAGTAATCATATTCGCTATGAAGGTTTTGATCAGCAAATGCGATTAACAACCAATATTCCACTTTCATATGTAATGGAAGAAAACTCTTTCGTTTTAGGAGGTGCAGTATATATGGTGCTTACTTATGGAGCTCCACTAGAAGCCGCGATAGAAAATACAGCAGAACAGTTTTATACTAGAACAAAGCGCTATTGGAGAAATTGGGTAAAATCAACAAGTATTAGTTTCTTCCACCAAGAAAAACTAATTAGATCTTCATTAATTTTAAAAATACATCAATACGAAGATACAGGTGCTATTATTGCATCGGGTACAACTTCTCTTCCTGAATACCATAAAAGTACTAGAAATTGGGATTATAGGTATTGTTGGATGAGAGATACTTATTACACATTAAATGCATTTAATAATATTGGACACTTTGAAGAAGTAGAAGCATATTTTAAATACATAGAGAATGTTACTAAGCAAGAAGAAGATAGGTACCAACCTCTTTACACAATTACTGCTCAAAAGGAGATTACAGAAATTGAGATGCCATTAAAAGGGTATTTAGGAGAAAATAAACCTGTAAGAATAGGTAATGATGCATATACTCATATTCAAAACGATGTTTATGGACAAGTATTGACATCACTTTTACCACTCTATGCAGATAAGCGTTTTACCAATAAGTATAGAATGCATACCAAGAAGTTAGTAGAACATACACTTCAGAAGATTGCAGATACTATGGAAGAGAAAGATGCAGGTTTATGGGAATTTAGAGATCGCCCTGGTCATTATTGCTACACATTTTTATTCCACTGGGCAGGGGCTTCTGCTGCTTATAAAATGGCTCAATATTTTGAAGATGTTAAGATGGCTGACAAAGCACTTAAGATAAAAGAAAGAGCTGCAGAGATGATCGAAAAATGTTATGATGAGGAAACAGGTGTATATATGCAAGCCGCTGGAGCAAAAGATATGGATGCTTCATGTTTGCAATTAATTACTATGAATTACCTCGATCCAAATTCAGAAAGAGCAAGAAGACATCTAGCTGGTATGGAAAAAGAACTAATGGCAAAAGATGGCTTATTCTATAGATATAAGCACGTAGATGACTTTGGAGCACCAGAAACAACTTTCTTAATTTGTGCTTATTGGTATATAGAAGCACTTGCATGTGTAGGAAGAGTGAAAGAAGCTATAGATTATTTTGAAAAAGTAAGTAGTTATGCCAACCATGTTGGTCTGCTTTCAGAAGATGTAGACTCTAAAGATGGAAGCCAATGGGGTAACTTTCCACAAACATATAGTCATGTTGGCTTAATGAATGCAGCGTATAGAATTTCTAAAAAATTAGATTTACCTAACTTTTTGTAA
- a CDS encoding DUF1573 domain-containing protein, protein MKNLFFTLLLSLIAFTVSAQDSAGPIVTFQESTYEFGDIHQGDVVEHIFKFTNTGDAPLVITNVTTTCGCTAPKWPKEPIAVGDEGEIIVRFNSRGKRGVQNKPITVYSNAKNTTRISITTNVLVEEKN, encoded by the coding sequence ATGAAAAATCTATTTTTTACATTATTACTTAGTCTAATTGCTTTTACTGTATCTGCACAAGATTCAGCTGGTCCAATTGTTACCTTTCAAGAAAGTACTTATGAGTTTGGAGATATACATCAAGGAGATGTAGTTGAACATATATTTAAATTCACAAACACTGGTGATGCTCCTCTTGTTATTACAAACGTAACAACAACTTGTGGATGTACAGCTCCGAAATGGCCAAAGGAACCAATTGCTGTTGGAGATGAAGGTGAAATTATTGTTCGTTTTAATAGCCGTGGTAAGAGAGGTGTTCAAAATAAGCCTATCACTGTGTATTCAAATGCAAAAAATACTACTCGTATTTCTATCACAACAAATGTTTTAGTAGAGGAAAAAAACTAA